The following are encoded together in the Plasmodium reichenowi strain SY57 chromosome 3, whole genome shotgun sequence genome:
- a CDS encoding iron-sulfur assembly protein, putative, with translation MFNNFSNMYMCTLAEKLCKFKKNKFNNIHRNSNLYRYNNLYNITLWKLHFIQTISNNNFNSEIIKKYGDVINKIKFIHTEKRNKQERFMFNNKKYIKRKEYILNDLNEFISIIPNPEINNEISNNSNQKKNEDNKQNILSTNQQIITKYNLNHKENVTSNLNFNNKEEDEKKLDKLLKKRNVKKRDIVTITEEAREELKKIISINKMKNNNNYNDMNNTICNDNHNDMNNTICNDNHNDMNNTICNDNHNDMNNTIYNDKNILKLFFITKGCNGLTHSFNFISKKDIHKEDEIIYDDQNNILLVIDKNCILYVINTTLDYYKDDLTEKFIFKNPNITSICPCGTSFHFSKKKIIK, from the coding sequence ATGTTTAAcaatttttcaaatatgTACATGTGTACATTAGCagaaaaattatgtaagttcaaaaaaaataaatttaacAACATTCATAGGAATAGTAATCTTTATAGGTATAATAATctgtataatattacattGTGGAAATTGCATTTTATACAAACAATAAGTAATAACAATTTTAATTCcgaaattataaaaaagtatggagatgtaataaataaaataaagttTATCCATACAgagaaaagaaataaacAGGAAAGGTTCATgtttaataataagaaatatattaaaagaaaagaatatatattaaatgatttAAACGAATTTATATCTATTATTCCAAATCCtgaaattaataatgaaatatcTAATAACTcaaatcaaaaaaaaaatgaagacaacaaacaaaatatattatcaacGAACCAACAAATTATAACgaaatataatttaaaccataaagaaaatgtaaCATCAAAtcttaattttaataacaaagaagaagatgaaaaaaaactagataaattattaaaaaaaagaaatgtCAAAAAAAGGGATATAGTAACTATAACGGAAGAAGCTAGAGaggaattaaaaaaaattatttccataaataaaatgaaaaacaaCAACAATTATAATGACATGAACAACACAATTTGTAACGACAATCATAATGACATGAACAACACAATTTGTAACGACAATCATAATGACATGAACAACACAATTTGTAACGACAATCATAATGACATGAACAACACAATTTATAACgacaaaaatattttgaaacTCTTCTTTATTACAAAAGGATGTAATGGATTAACGCATTCATTCAATTTTATCTCCAAAAAAGATATACATAAAGAAGATGAAATTATTTATGACgatcaaaataatattctaCTAGTAATTGACAAAAATTGTATCTTATATGTTATCAACACAACTTTAGATTATTATAAAGATGATTTGACagaaaaatttatttttaaaaatcCAAATATTACATCTATATGTCCATGTGGTACCAGCTTtcatttttcaaaaaaaaaaataataaaataa
- a CDS encoding hypothetical protein (conserved Plasmodium protein, unknown function): MSPEGIFKNEDTPQSEEELNIIKDYLDELHYATQNLYNTNYYNTLCNYKKLGGSKQFAVLKCLKTKEETSKDNIESYHFDHKEKFNNPNYSYYSDQEELNSSQSHYSYNSNNTSNYDHSFPYQSKTTKHPQKNIQNKTNEMKHILFSLNAADEFKKKRKKKNTHKDEKKEIINFNTKEKNNFHNHKNKEPKNKTKNSNNNTNKTELSNQKTHNFKTQQKEKKYNNIYNYKNQKPKCKIIPDNYNHISYSQNIKHVNNDLNKSYTFENIIQMNNYKIKDLKDKEDNIKFTNDKEKELFQYLILKAINEIEQISSKLEQKFKDQLINNINYVQEKYEHKLKDLYKFNVSLGIQNEKLLKKDKDNKELIKKLESTKHIMLDQIENFKKNNQIIYDKFLQKRISQNETNDTIEKLNQKLKSEQKQIYHYEQKINTLNDDLNNSYQKYVYYYNKSDSNQNLLQQKEDQIGKLKNQLDIHINSKNDIQEKLKNIYTENNKVERDNDDLKNELTKTKLNLEKLKDEYEELYHNKEYVFSCYKNEEKILKENLERYKTKCAILENQKDCHILEDKYKQLQIKLKDTENEKFMYERTCLLNEKRQNDMATEIKDLKNELYDCKNRLYKMSKSDVLDMKTTLYNQDILRDKIKENEKDKETFQFNYKNIQSDEKPEYEEISDDPLNVKQKICSIEKQLILLKLEKANKESELIRCPKHGRRSEEIKKKEFIETKLKYLEDKINILNKNLKYMKLKKNEKNNI, translated from the exons atgagtCCAGAAGGgatttttaaaaatgaagatacTCCACAAAGTg AGgaagaattaaatataataaaggaTTACTTAGATGAGCTGCATTATGCCACgcaaaatttatataatacaaattattataacacATTATGTAACTATAAAAAACTTGGAGGGTCCAAGCAGTTTGCTGttttaaaatgtttaaaaacaaaagaagAAACAAGCAAAGACAATATTGAAAGTTACCATTTTGATCATAAGGAAAAATTCAACAATCctaattattcatattattctGATCAAGAGGAACTTAATTCTTCTCAATCtcattattcatataacTCAAATAATACATCTAATTATGACCATTCTTTTCCTTATCAATCCAAAACAACAAAACATccacaaaaaaatatacaaaataaaacaaacgaaatgaaacatatattattttcattaaatGCAGCTGatgaatttaaaaaaaaaagaaaaaaaaaaaacacacACAAAGacgaaaaaaaagaaattattaattttaatacaaaagaaaaaaataattttcataatcataaaaataaggaaccaaaaaataaaactaAAAATTCAAAcaataatacaaataaaacaGAATTGTCAAACCAAAAGACTCATAATTTTAAAACAcaacaaaaagaaaaaaaatataataatatatataattataaaaatcaaaaaccaaaatgtaaaataatacctgataattataatcatatatcATATTCTCAAAATATCAAACATGTAAATAATGACCTGAATAAGTCATACACATTcgaaaatattatacaaatgaacaattataaaataaaagatttaaaagataaagaagacaatataaaatttacaaacgataaagaaaaagaattatttcAATATCTAATATTAAAAGCTATAAACGAAATTGAGCAAATCAGTTCTAAATTAGAACAAAAATTTAAAGAtcaattaataaataatataaattatgtacaagaaaaatatgaacacAAATTAAAAGACTTATACAAATTTAATGTTTCATTAGGtatacaaaatgaaaaacttctaaaaaaggataaagataataaagaattaataaaaaaactAGAAAGTACAAAACATATAATGTTAGATCAAAtagaaaattttaaaaaaaataatcaaatCATATACGATaaatttttacaaaaaCGCATATCTCAAAATGAAACAAACGACACCattgaaaaattaaaccaaaaattaaaatcagaacaaaaacaaatttatcattatgaacaaaaaattaatacaCTTAATGATGATCTAAATAATAGTTATcaaaaatatgtttattattacaataaATCG GATTCTAACCAAAACCTTCTACAACAAAAGGAAGACCAAATT GGAAAATTGAAAAACCAATTagatatacatattaattcaaaaaatgatatacaagaaaagttaaaaaatatatacactgaaaataataaa gTCGAAAGAGATAATGATGATTTGAAGAATGAATTAACCAAGACAAAATTAAATCTGGAAAAATTGAAAGATGAATATGAAGAACt ATATCATAATAAGGAATATGTCTTTTCgtgttataaaaatgaagaaaaaatattgaaagAAAATTTGGAACGCTATAAAACA AAATGCGCCATATTGGAAAATCAGAAGGATTGCCACATATTAGAAGATAAATACAAACAACTGCA AATTAAACTAAAAGACACggaaaatgaaaaatttatGTATGAGCGAACCTGCTTGTTGAATGa GAAACGACAAAATGATATGGCTACAGAAATAAAGGACTTAAAAAACGAATTGTACGATTGTAAGAAtagattatataaaatgagCAAATCAGACGTTCTAGATATGAAAAcaacattatataatcaaGATATATTACGcgataaaataaaag aaaatgaaaaggaTAAAGAAACATTTCAGTTtaattataagaatata CAAAGCGATGAAAAGCCGGAGTACGAGGAAATATC AGACGATCCTCTAAACgttaaacaaaaaatatgttcCATAGAGAAACAACTTATT TTATTAAAACTTGAGAAAGCAAATAAAGAATCAGAGCTCATAAGGTGTCCTAAGCATG GAAGAAGAAGcgaagaaataaaaaaaaaggaattcatagaaacaaaattaaaatatctggaagataaaataaacattcttaacaaaaatttaaaatatatgaaattaaaaaaaaatgaaaagaataatatttaa
- a CDS encoding regulator of initiation factor 2 (eIF2) encodes MSSSCHERDKNDEEKNKEMNENIIYTFYDVKILLNTFIYLFIIRYFKNVEIFFNSYNVKDSVVNFIRHKIDDLFKQVFDRKNVEKENIKDLYTCDDDMININVDKFVFSEDDILYKNQSRNRRNICNILKDNNLISEQIFDMNKMFEYVKSIHLNMFLLVHTNGKNVDYPYNLLNVKIDLYLDKELAKIYSSDCILINSKWNGDIDRIFDDHKKESGDDMLNEKTKIEIILKDEVRKKNNICDEMKKKILNNILNIINSHCIGRKEINFRDYLKIIYKKYFCYPEMLLYKENKTINEINQGEHYCNNNNNDINICDINNCDINNCDINNCDINNCDINICDINNCDINNCDINICDCHFNDDLNYKESVEIINDLIFFLFEDNFYNASISKENKICYKRLYEQFNKIMIKSKIIKLNEEMLSYLLIDSIFIPDYVHKNTFKQVDEYFYSSFSSYSEREECEKNKKTKKTNKTNKTNRINNECGDNSEGDTRTERKKIKNNNNKNNNNNNNNNKNNNKNNNKNNNQNNNNNSCLPVLENEHTDNEEEGKKEDLEYEEIIKIFQNKNFRLILEDIENEINKLNNSVFLRINHKNVRGGCFVNNYSLEVKTLYDALLVLKSCTGIYKMLKSNIDEEAEKEKKEKKENEKNEENEKNEKNEKNEKNEKNEKNEKNEKNEKNEKNEENEKNEKNEKNIDNIDKIEKKDHYLILSKYVNINICFLFDVYVYENNIIGISQKYLNYYFSFLNDPDVIIDTINLIKNMFEKNLKNKFFCNNYIFQVYIHTFKKTKKKKLLLINSKSWLYKNKHPYFTNRFLKYYIYTDYAGVRIPDEKYMEKGIYKYKYDYIDQIDSYKMLNKETTKDTSWMNRENENDEFDFYLYDDILYYCIVKNDSIYKKNTNIYPKDLNYIKEGEIDIDNLIDTMKRENNIQ; translated from the exons ATGTCATCATCATGTCACGAAAgagataaaaatgatgagGAGAAGAATAAAGAGATGAAcgaaaatataatttatacattttatgatgtgaagatattattaaatacctttatttatttatttataataagatattttaaaaatgtggagatattttttaattcttatAATGTAAAGGACAGTGTTGTAAATTTTATACGACATAAAATTGACGATTTATTTAAACAAGTTTTTGATAGGAAGAATGTAGAAAAGGAGAATATCAAAGATTTATATACGTGTGATGAtgatatgataaatataaatgtagATAAGTTTGTATTTAGTGAAGATGATATTCTATATAAAAATCAAAGTAGAAATAGAAGAAATATATGCAATATATTgaaagataataatttgaTAAGTGAACAGATATTTGATATGAACAAAATGTTTGAATATGTTAAAAGTATACATTTgaatatgtttttattagTACATACGAATGGTAAGAATGTAGATTACccatataatttattaaatgtaaaaatCGATTTATATTTAGATAAAGAGCTAGccaaaatatattcttccgattgtatattaattaatagTAAGTGGAATGGAGATATAGATAGAATATTTGATGatcataaaaaagaaagtgGAGATGATATGCTGAatgaaaaaacaaaaatagaaattatattaaagGATGAAGTAAGAAagaagaataatatatgtgatgagatgaagaaaaagatcttaaataatattttgaatattataaattctCATTGTATAGGTAGgaaagaaataaattttagagattacttaaaaataatatataagaaatatttttgttacCCTGAgatgttattatataaagaaaataaaacaataaatgaaattaaCCAAGGAGAACattattgtaataataataataatgatattaatatttgtgatattaataattgtgatattaataattgtgatattaataattgtgatattaataattgtgatattaatatttgtgatattaataattgtgatattaataattgtgatattaatatttgtGATTGTCATTTTAATGATgatttaaattataaagaGTCCgtagaaataataaatgatttaatattctttttatttgaagataatttttataatgcTTCTATTTctaaagaaaataaaatatgttataaaagGTTGTATGAacaatttaataaaattatgataaagtctaaaatcataaaattaaatgagGAAATGTTATCTTATTTGTTGATAGATTCGATATTTATACCAGACTATGTTCATAAAAATACGTTTAAGCAGGTGGATGAATATTTCTATTCATCGTTTTCTTCATATTCGGAACGTGAAGAATGtgaaaaaaacaaaaaaacaaaaaaaacaaacaaaacAAACAAAACAAACAGGATAAATAATGAGTGTGGGGATAATTCGGAGGGGGATACACGTAcagaaagaaaaaaaataaaaaataataataataaaaacaacaacaacaataataataataataagaacaATAATAAGAACAATAATAAGAACAATAATCagaacaataataataatagttgCCTTCCTGTTTTGGAAAATGAACATACAGACAATGAGGAGGAAGGTAAAAAGGAAGATCTGGAATAtgaagaaattataaaaatatttcaaaataaaaattttcgTCTTATTTTAGAGGatatagaaaatgaaataaataaattaaataatagtgtatttttaagaattaatcataaaaatgtaaGAGGAGGGTGTTttgtaaataattatagTTTAGAAGTAAAGACATTATATGATGCATTATTAGTTTTAAAAAGTTGTACAggtatttataaaatgttaaaaaGTAATATTGATGAGGAAGcagaaaaagaaaagaaagaaaagaaagaaaatgaaaaaaatgaagaaaatgaaaaaaatgaaaaaaatgaaaaaaatgaaaaaaatgaaaaaaatgaaaaaaatgaaaaaaatgaaaaaaatgaaaaaaatgaaaaaaatgaagaaaatgaaaaaaatgaaaaaaatgagaaaaatatagataatatagataagatagaaaagaaagatcattatttaatattgtccaaatatgttaatattaatatatgttttttatttgatgtatatgtatatgagaataatataataggTATAtcacaaaaatatttaaattattatttttcctttctGAACGATCCAGATGTTATTATAGATACTATAAatcttataaaaaatatgtttgaaaaaaatttaaaaaacaaatttttttgtaataattatatttttcaagtttatatacatacatttaaaaaaaccaaaaagaaaaagttacttttaattaattcaaaaagttggttatataaaaataagcATCCATATTTTACTAATCgctttttaaaatattatatatatacagaCTATGCAGGTGTTAGAATACCggatgaaaaatatatggaaaagggaatatataaatataaatatgattatattgATCAGATAGATAGTTACAAAATGTTAAACAAGGAAACTACAAAGGATACATCATGGATGAATAGggaaaatgaaaatgacgaatttgatttttatttgtatgatgacatattatattattgtatagtaaaaaatgatagtatatataaaaaaaacacaaaCATATATCCCAAG gaTTTGAATTATATCAAGGAGGGAGAAATCGACATCGATAATTTAATAGACACAATGAAACGAGAAAATAATATCcaataa
- a CDS encoding diacylglycerol O-acyltransferase, putative: MNNKNEEGQKLKRKSLYENYHKINQTSLLSHNSLEIDMKGFLNLLIIIICTTHFRLILENFKKYGLIIKIPKNCDLIKNLPLLFCFISLHVTIFFSWFIERYVTSWLYTCIDEDEQHTFKNIPMDDMGNKTDMIIEKKNYKSLYPNLIRRKKKNNNINSDNNNDSNNDNNNDSNNDSNDNNNNNNSNSNNNNNNNNNNNNNNNNNNNNNCLHKDPPSIYSYDSNTTYENEPYDKLDKDNSTYDKCDKDILCDKIDSKQTCNDICIKKLKELKNNNTEKSNNNNNNNSNNNNNYINTCVHNIHTHIKDDNMIISSCLKKKKKKKVHGWKSFHLSIFLLRCINSIFILLFPLLTISYYDTEPTLSSILLTISIVWFFKFYSFHEVCYEARKLHIENVDLKNIIEDDLSSEMYYIKRYPYCLDLKSYYTYILMPTMCFQFFYPRTEKIRWIHVAKHIFEVILLIIMIKIISDQYMFITVENTFTMKEFTSAHFSVKITHIIERMLKVSIPTLYIWLIGFLIVFHHWCNILAEITRFGDRLFYKDWWNASSFAEYWRKWNLPIYYFVCRHINKPLIYYGIHRNVSMIIVFFISALLHEYLISIPLKLGFTGYIFFAFICQIPLVQFTNNSYFKKHKTIGNSIFWIVFCFTGQPLILFIYYYLWIDKQGTLKN; the protein is encoded by the coding sequence atgaataataaaaatgaagagggacaaaaattaaaacgtaaatcattatatgaaaattaCCACAAAATTAATCAAACAAGTTTACTGTCACATAATTCATTAGAAATTGATATGAAAGGTTTTCtgaatttattaattataataatatgtactACACACTTTAGATTAATATtagaaaattttaaaaaatatggtttaattataaagatACCAAAGAATTGtgatttaataaaaaaccTTCCCCTTTTATTTTGCTTTATATCTTTACATGTAACTATATTTTTTAGCTGGTTTATTGAAAGATATGTAACTTCCTGGTTATATACTTGTATCGATGAAGACGAGCAACAcacttttaaaaatatccCTATGGATGATATGGGCAACAAAACTGATATGATAATAGAAAAGAAGAATTATAAAAGCCTTTATCCAAATTtaataagaagaaaaaaaaaaaataacaacatcaatagtgataataataatgatagtaataatgataataataatgatagtaataatgatagtaatgataataataacaataataatagtaatagtaataataacaataataataataacaataataacaataataataataacaataataataataattgcTTGCATAAAGATCCACCCTCAATTTATAGCTATGATAGTAATACAACATACGAAAATGAGCCTTATGATAAATTGGATAAAGATAATAGTACATATGATAAATGCGATAAAGATATTTTATGTGATAAAATAGATTCAAAACAAACATGTAACgatatatgtataaaaaaacttaaagaattaaaaaataataatactgaaaaaagtaataataataataataataatagtaataataataataattatattaatacgtgtgttcataatattcataCACATATCAAGGATGataatatgattatatcgtcttgtttaaaaaaaaaaaaaaaaaaaaaggtacATGGATGGAAATCATTTCATTTATCAATCTTTTTATTAAGATGCATAAATAgcatatttatattattatttcctttATTAACCATATCATATTATGATACTGAACCCACACTGtcatctatattattaactATATCCATTGTATGgttttttaaattttattcatttcaTGAGGTGTGCTATGAAGCTAGGAAATTACACATAGAAAATGTAGATTTGAAGAATATTATAGAAGATGATCTTTCTTCTgaaatgtattatattaaaagatatCCATATTGTTTAGACTTAAAAAgttattatacatatattttaatgcCTACTATGTGctttcaatttttttatccAAGAACAGAAAAAATTAGATGGATTCATGTAGcaaaacatatatttgaagttattttattaataatcatgatcaaaattatatcagatcaatatatgtttataacAGTGGAAAATACATTTACCATGAAAGAATTTACATCAGCACATTTCTCTGTAAAAATAACACATATAATAGAAAGAATGCTAAAGGTATCTATACcaacattatatatttggCTAATAGGTTTTCTTATAGTCTTTCATCATTGGTGTAATATATTAGCTGAAATTACAAGATTCGGAGATAGACTATTTTACAAAGACTGGTGGAATGCAAGCTCTTTTGCTGAATATTGGAGGAAATGGAATCTAcctatatattattttgtttgtagacatattaataaacctttaatttattatggTATACATAGAAATGTTTCTATGATAATCGTCTTCTTTATATCTGCTCTCTTACATGAATATCTAATTAGTATACCCTTAAAATTAGGTTTTACCGgatatatcttttttgCATTCATATGTCAAATACCTTTAGTACAATTTAcaaataattcatatttcAAAAAACATAAAACTATTGGAAATTCCATCTTCTGGATTGTTTTCTGTTTTACTGGACAACCGCTTAttctatttatttattactaCTTGTGGATAGATAAACAAGGCACGCTTAAAAATTGA